In Achromobacter xylosoxidans A8, a single window of DNA contains:
- the cmk gene encoding (d)CMP kinase, which yields MTSISPETASVPVITIDGPTASGKGTVAHRVAKALGWDVLDSGALYRLTALAALNRGLSAEDEPAVARVAETLDVRFEGPHVYLEGADVGHEIRREEVGNFASRVAAFPGVRQALLERQRAFRVAPGLVADGRDMGTVVFPDAPLKVFLVADVVARAQRRCKQLIEKGISANLDDLLRDMRERDARDMGRTTAPLAPAADAHVLDSSDLTIAETVQAILDFWKKAAAD from the coding sequence ATGACTTCGATTTCCCCTGAAACTGCTTCTGTCCCCGTCATCACCATCGACGGCCCCACCGCATCCGGCAAGGGCACGGTGGCCCACCGCGTCGCCAAGGCCCTGGGCTGGGACGTGCTGGACAGCGGCGCGCTCTATCGCCTGACGGCCCTGGCGGCGCTCAACCGCGGCTTGTCCGCCGAAGACGAGCCCGCCGTGGCGCGCGTGGCCGAAACCCTGGATGTGCGTTTCGAGGGCCCCCATGTCTACCTCGAAGGCGCGGACGTGGGCCACGAGATCCGCCGTGAGGAAGTCGGCAATTTCGCCTCGCGCGTGGCCGCCTTCCCGGGCGTGCGGCAGGCGCTGCTCGAGCGCCAGCGCGCTTTCCGGGTGGCGCCGGGCCTGGTTGCGGACGGGCGCGATATGGGTACGGTGGTGTTTCCCGATGCGCCCCTGAAGGTGTTTCTGGTCGCCGATGTGGTCGCGCGGGCGCAGAGGCGCTGTAAGCAGTTGATCGAAAAGGGAATTTCTGCTAATCTTGATGACCTCCTACGGGATATGCGCGAGCGGGACGCCCGCGATATGGGGCGAACTACAGCGCCCTTGGCTCCCGCAGCGGATGCACACGTGCTGGATTCGTCTGATTTGACGATTGCGGAAACGGTGCAGGCAATACTGGATTTCTGGAAGAAGGCCGCTGCGGATTGA
- the serC gene encoding 3-phosphoserine/phosphohydroxythreonine transaminase produces the protein MARPWNFSAGPSALPEVVLQQAAAEMLDWHGSGMSVMEMSHRGKHFVQICDEAESDLRDLLGLPADYAVMFMQGGGSGENAIVPMNLMGRRGTPAADFVVTGHWSKRSYKEAGRYGSTHVAASSEQAIQLDGREQAPLTWVPPVDTWQVRPDSAYLHLCSNETIGGVEFMDWPDTAALGAPDVPLVVDASSHFLSRSMDVTRTGMMYAGAQKNAGPAGVTMVIARRDLIGHALPICPSAFDYANVAAEHSRYNTPPTFAIYVAGLVFKWVKANGGVAGMEAANKAKADLLYGYLDSTSFYRNPIHAPVRSRMNVPFVLRDESLNDAFLQGADAAGLTQLKGHKSVGGMRASIYNAVPLAGVSALVEYLKEFERRYG, from the coding sequence ATGGCCCGCCCCTGGAACTTCTCGGCAGGCCCCTCGGCCTTGCCCGAGGTGGTGCTGCAGCAAGCCGCTGCGGAAATGCTGGACTGGCACGGCAGCGGCATGTCCGTGATGGAAATGAGCCATCGCGGCAAGCATTTCGTGCAGATCTGCGATGAAGCCGAGTCCGATCTGCGCGACTTGCTGGGCCTGCCGGCGGACTACGCCGTGATGTTCATGCAAGGCGGCGGTTCCGGGGAAAACGCCATCGTCCCCATGAATCTCATGGGGCGCCGCGGCACGCCGGCAGCCGACTTCGTCGTGACGGGCCATTGGTCCAAGCGTTCGTACAAGGAAGCCGGCCGCTATGGCAGTACCCATGTGGCGGCAAGCAGCGAGCAGGCCATCCAGTTGGATGGCCGCGAGCAGGCGCCGCTGACCTGGGTGCCGCCGGTCGATACCTGGCAGGTGCGCCCGGATTCGGCCTATCTGCATCTTTGCAGCAATGAAACCATCGGCGGCGTCGAGTTCATGGACTGGCCCGACACCGCCGCGCTGGGCGCGCCCGACGTACCGTTGGTCGTCGACGCGTCCTCGCATTTCCTGTCGCGTTCGATGGACGTGACGCGCACCGGCATGATGTATGCCGGCGCGCAGAAGAACGCCGGTCCGGCGGGCGTGACCATGGTCATCGCGCGCCGCGACCTGATCGGCCACGCCTTGCCGATCTGCCCGTCCGCGTTCGACTACGCCAATGTGGCCGCCGAGCATTCGCGCTACAACACGCCGCCGACCTTCGCTATCTACGTCGCCGGCCTGGTGTTCAAGTGGGTCAAGGCCAATGGCGGCGTGGCCGGCATGGAAGCGGCGAACAAGGCCAAGGCCGATCTGCTGTACGGCTACCTGGACAGCACCAGCTTCTATCGCAATCCCATCCACGCACCCGTGCGCTCGCGCATGAACGTGCCGTTCGTGCTGCGCGACGAATCGCTCAACGACGCCTTCCTGCAAGGCGCGGACGCGGCCGGCCTGACCCAGCTCAAGGGCCACAAGAGCGTGGGCGGCATGCGCGCCTCCATTTATAACGCCGTGCCCCTGGCAGGGGTGTCGGCGCTGGTCGAGTACCTCAAGGAATTCGAGCGTCGCTATGGATGA
- the gyrA gene encoding DNA gyrase subunit A, with amino-acid sequence MDSFAKETLPVSLEEEMRRSYLDYAMSVIVGRALPDVRDGLKPVHRRVLYAMHELNNDWNRAYKKSARIVGDVIGKYHPHGDQSVYDTIVRMAQDFSMRYMLVDGQGNFGSIDGDNAAAMRYTEIRLAKIAHELLADIDQETVDFGPNYDGSEQEPLLLPSRLPNLLVNGSSGIAVGMATNIPPHNLQEVVDGCLYCLRNPGCSVDELMELIPAPDFPTGGIIYGMSGVREGYRTGRGRVIMRAKTHFEDMEKGNRQAIVVDAIPYQVNKKTLQERIAELVNDKKIEGISDIRDESDKDGMRLVIELKRGEVPEVVLNNLYKNTQLQDTFGMNLVALVDGQPRLLNLKQMIDYFLQHRREVVTRRTVFQLRKARERGHVLEGLAVALANIDDFIAIIKAAPTPPVARQELMAKSWDSSLVREMLSRADGDTPGGRAAFRPDDLGTEFGLQGDGMYRLSDTQAQEILNMRLQRLTGLEQDKIVGEYKDIMSTIADLLDILARPERITTIISDELQAIKAEFSTGVKDTRRSDIELNATELDTEDLITPTDMVVTLSHGGYIKSQPLSEYRSQKRGGRGKQATAMKENDWIDQLFIANTHDFLLCFSNRGRVYWLKVWEVPQGTRNSRGKPIVNMFPLTEGEKITVVLPVKEFSEDHYVFMATSRGTVKKTPLSDFSNPRKAGIIAVDLDDGDYLIGADLTDGKHDVMLFSDAGKAVRFDENDVRPMGRNARGVRGMMLEDTQTVIALLVAGDETQSVLTATENGYGKRTPITEYTRHGRGTKGMIAIQTSSRNGKVVGAVLVMPSDEIMLITTGGVLVRTRVSEIREMGRATQGVTLINVDDGSSLSGVRRVVESDADDDGDLGEDGQEADGGDDNGAADSTDSTEPTEQ; translated from the coding sequence ATGGATTCCTTTGCCAAGGAGACGCTTCCGGTATCGCTGGAAGAAGAGATGCGCCGCAGTTACCTCGATTACGCGATGAGCGTGATCGTCGGTCGGGCGCTACCGGATGTGCGGGACGGCCTCAAGCCCGTCCACCGGCGCGTGCTCTACGCGATGCACGAACTGAACAACGACTGGAACCGCGCCTATAAGAAGTCGGCGCGTATCGTCGGGGACGTCATCGGTAAATACCACCCCCACGGCGACCAGTCCGTCTACGACACCATCGTCCGCATGGCGCAGGATTTCTCCATGCGCTATATGCTGGTCGACGGCCAGGGCAACTTCGGCTCGATCGACGGCGATAACGCCGCGGCGATGCGTTACACCGAAATCCGCCTGGCCAAGATCGCCCACGAATTGCTGGCCGACATCGACCAGGAAACGGTGGACTTTGGCCCCAATTACGACGGCAGCGAACAAGAACCGCTGCTGTTGCCGTCGCGCCTGCCCAACCTGCTGGTCAACGGCAGCTCGGGCATCGCGGTGGGCATGGCCACCAACATTCCGCCCCACAACCTCCAGGAAGTGGTCGACGGCTGCCTGTACTGCCTGCGCAATCCGGGCTGCTCGGTCGATGAGCTCATGGAGCTCATCCCGGCCCCCGATTTCCCCACCGGCGGCATCATTTACGGCATGTCCGGCGTGCGGGAAGGCTACCGCACCGGTCGCGGCCGCGTCATCATGCGCGCCAAGACCCACTTCGAAGACATGGAGAAGGGCAACCGCCAGGCCATCGTGGTCGACGCGATCCCCTACCAGGTCAACAAGAAGACGCTGCAGGAACGCATCGCCGAGCTCGTCAACGACAAGAAGATCGAAGGCATCTCGGACATCCGCGACGAGTCCGACAAGGACGGGATGCGCCTGGTCATCGAACTCAAGCGCGGCGAGGTTCCCGAGGTCGTCCTGAACAACCTCTACAAGAACACGCAGCTGCAAGACACCTTCGGGATGAACCTGGTGGCGCTGGTCGACGGCCAGCCCCGCCTGCTCAACCTGAAGCAGATGATCGACTACTTCCTGCAGCATCGCCGCGAAGTGGTCACGCGCCGCACGGTATTCCAGCTGCGCAAGGCCCGCGAACGCGGCCACGTGCTGGAAGGCCTGGCGGTCGCGCTCGCCAACATCGACGACTTCATCGCCATCATCAAGGCGGCGCCGACCCCCCCGGTCGCGCGCCAGGAACTGATGGCCAAGTCGTGGGATTCCTCGCTGGTGCGCGAAATGCTGTCGCGCGCCGACGGCGACACGCCGGGAGGCCGCGCGGCCTTCCGTCCGGACGACCTGGGCACCGAGTTCGGCCTCCAGGGCGACGGTATGTACCGCCTGAGCGACACGCAGGCCCAGGAAATCCTGAACATGCGCCTGCAACGCCTGACCGGGCTGGAGCAGGACAAGATCGTCGGCGAATACAAGGACATCATGTCCACCATCGCCGACCTGCTGGACATCCTGGCGCGCCCCGAGCGCATCACCACGATCATCTCCGACGAGCTGCAGGCCATCAAGGCGGAATTCTCGACCGGCGTGAAGGATACGCGCCGCTCGGACATCGAGCTGAACGCCACCGAGCTCGACACCGAAGACCTGATCACGCCGACCGACATGGTCGTGACGCTGTCGCACGGCGGCTACATCAAGAGCCAGCCGCTGTCCGAGTACCGTTCGCAAAAGCGCGGCGGACGTGGCAAGCAGGCCACGGCCATGAAGGAAAACGACTGGATCGACCAGTTGTTCATCGCCAACACGCACGACTTCCTGCTGTGCTTCTCCAACCGCGGCCGCGTGTACTGGCTGAAGGTCTGGGAAGTGCCGCAAGGCACGCGCAACTCGCGCGGCAAGCCCATCGTCAACATGTTCCCGTTGACTGAAGGCGAGAAGATCACCGTGGTGCTGCCGGTCAAGGAATTCAGCGAAGACCACTACGTCTTCATGGCGACCTCGCGCGGCACGGTCAAGAAGACTCCGCTGTCCGACTTCTCCAATCCGCGCAAGGCCGGCATCATTGCCGTGGACCTGGACGATGGCGATTACCTGATCGGCGCCGACCTGACCGACGGCAAGCATGACGTCATGCTGTTCTCGGACGCCGGCAAGGCCGTGCGTTTCGACGAGAACGATGTGCGTCCGATGGGCCGCAATGCCCGCGGCGTGCGCGGCATGATGCTGGAAGACACCCAGACCGTCATCGCGTTGCTGGTGGCTGGCGACGAAACGCAAAGCGTGCTGACCGCCACCGAAAACGGCTACGGCAAGCGTACGCCGATCACCGAGTACACGCGCCACGGCCGCGGCACCAAGGGCATGATCGCCATCCAGACCAGCTCGCGCAACGGCAAGGTCGTGGGCGCAGTGCTGGTCATGCCTTCGGACGAGATCATGCTGATCACGACCGGCGGCGTGCTGGTGCGCACCCGCGTCTCGGAAATCCGCGAAATGGGCCGCGCCACGCAAGGCGTTACGCTCATCAACGTCGATGACGGCAGTTCGTTGTCCGGCGTGCGCCGCGTCGTCGAAAGCGATGCGGACGATGATGGCGACCTGGGCGAAGACGGCCAGGAAGCGGATGGCGGCGACGACAACGGCGCTGCGGACTCGACGGATTCGACGGAACCTACGGAGCAATAA
- the pheA gene encoding prephenate dehydratase → MDDDLQRKLLPLRQRIDALDAQILDLLTQRASAALEVGEAKHAANADGPVLRPEREADVIRRLQQANPGPFPNAGVAAVWTEIISACRGLERGMTVAFLGPQGSFSEQAAREHFGQAVQKLPCASFDEVFRAVEAGQADVGMVPVENSTEGAVNRSLDLLLNTPLKILGERSLVIRHCLMSQSGSMDGIKTISAHPQALAQCQGWLTRNYPDVARVAASSNSEAARAAASDPSIAAIAGEVAAPAWSLQIVAAGIQDDPHNRTRFLAIGNIEPLVSGKDKTSLILAVPNRAGAVYEMLAPLAANGVSMTRFESRPARTGQWEYYFYVDVLGHRNDPNVERALAALQAQVAYLKVLGSYPAP, encoded by the coding sequence ATGGATGACGATCTGCAGCGCAAGCTGCTCCCCCTGCGTCAGCGCATCGACGCCTTGGACGCCCAGATCCTCGACCTCCTGACGCAGCGCGCGAGCGCCGCGCTGGAAGTGGGCGAGGCCAAGCACGCCGCGAACGCCGATGGCCCCGTGCTGCGCCCCGAGCGCGAAGCCGATGTCATCCGCCGTTTGCAGCAGGCCAATCCCGGTCCGTTTCCGAACGCTGGCGTGGCTGCGGTCTGGACCGAAATCATCTCGGCCTGTCGCGGCCTGGAGCGCGGCATGACGGTCGCTTTCCTGGGGCCTCAAGGTTCGTTCTCCGAGCAGGCGGCGCGAGAGCATTTCGGGCAGGCCGTGCAGAAACTGCCGTGCGCCTCGTTTGACGAGGTTTTCCGCGCCGTCGAGGCAGGACAGGCGGACGTGGGCATGGTGCCGGTCGAGAACTCCACCGAAGGCGCGGTCAACCGCAGCCTGGATCTGCTGCTCAACACGCCCCTGAAGATCCTGGGCGAGCGTTCGCTGGTGATACGCCATTGCCTGATGTCGCAGTCCGGCAGCATGGACGGCATCAAGACGATATCCGCGCATCCGCAAGCGCTGGCCCAGTGCCAGGGCTGGCTCACGCGCAACTATCCCGACGTGGCCCGGGTGGCCGCGTCCAGCAATTCCGAGGCCGCGCGCGCGGCGGCGTCCGACCCGAGCATCGCGGCGATCGCCGGCGAGGTGGCGGCGCCCGCCTGGAGCCTGCAGATCGTCGCTGCGGGCATCCAGGACGATCCGCACAATCGCACGCGCTTCCTGGCGATCGGCAACATCGAGCCGCTGGTCAGCGGCAAGGACAAGACCAGCCTGATCCTGGCAGTGCCGAACCGTGCGGGCGCCGTTTACGAAATGCTGGCGCCGCTGGCGGCCAACGGCGTCTCCATGACGCGCTTCGAGTCGCGGCCCGCGCGCACCGGGCAGTGGGAATACTATTTCTATGTGGACGTGCTGGGTCACCGCAATGATCCGAACGTCGAACGCGCCCTTGCTGCCTTGCAGGCGCAGGTTGCCTACCTGAAAGTGCTGGGTTCCTACCCGGCGCCGTGA
- the rpsA gene encoding 30S ribosomal protein S1 — MSSVSTTVATGGESFADLFAQSLKSQDMKSGEVISAEVVRVDHNFVVVNAGLKSEALIPLEEFLNDQGELEVQPGDFVSVAIDSLENGYGDTILSRDRAKRLSAWLQLEKALENGELVTGTITGKVKGGLTVMTNGIRAFLPGSLVDLRPVKDTTPYEGKTLEFKVIKLDRKRNNVVLSRRQVLEASMGEERQKLLETLHEGAVVKGVVKNITDYGAFVDLGGIDGLLHITDMAWRRVRHPSEVLQVGQEVEAKVLKFDQEKSRVSLGVKQLGEDPWVGLARRYPQGTRLFGKVTNLTDYGAFVEVEAGIEGLVHVSEMDWTNKNVDPRKVVTLGEEVEVMVLEIDEDRRRISLGMKQCRQNPWEEFATNFKRGDKVRGAIKSITDFGVFVGLPGGIDGLVHLSDLSWTETGEEAVRNFKKGDEIEAVVLGIDTDKERISLGIKQLEGDPFNNFVATFDKGAVVPGTIKSVEAKGAVVTLSVDVEGYLRASEISSGRVEDATTVLNAGENIEAMIVNIDRKTRSIQLSIKARDNAETAETIQRMSDASASSGTTNLGALLKAKLDQQRNDG; from the coding sequence ATGTCTTCCGTTTCCACTACCGTCGCCACCGGCGGCGAAAGCTTCGCCGACCTTTTCGCACAGAGCCTCAAGAGCCAGGACATGAAGTCCGGCGAGGTCATCAGCGCCGAAGTCGTCCGCGTCGACCACAACTTTGTCGTCGTCAACGCCGGCCTGAAGTCCGAAGCGCTGATCCCCCTGGAAGAGTTCCTGAACGACCAGGGCGAGCTCGAAGTGCAACCCGGCGATTTCGTCTCGGTGGCCATCGATTCCCTGGAAAACGGCTACGGCGACACCATCCTGTCGCGTGACCGCGCCAAGCGCCTGTCGGCCTGGCTGCAGCTGGAAAAGGCCCTGGAAAACGGCGAGCTGGTTACCGGCACCATCACCGGCAAGGTGAAGGGCGGCCTGACCGTCATGACCAACGGCATCCGCGCGTTCCTGCCGGGTTCGCTGGTGGACCTGCGTCCGGTCAAGGACACCACCCCGTACGAAGGCAAGACCCTCGAATTCAAGGTCATCAAGCTCGACCGCAAGCGCAACAACGTCGTTCTGTCGCGTCGCCAAGTGCTGGAAGCCAGCATGGGCGAAGAGCGCCAGAAGCTGCTCGAAACCCTGCACGAAGGTGCTGTGGTCAAGGGCGTGGTCAAGAACATCACCGACTACGGCGCGTTCGTGGACCTGGGCGGCATCGACGGCCTGCTGCACATCACCGACATGGCCTGGCGCCGTGTGCGTCACCCCTCCGAAGTCCTGCAAGTGGGTCAGGAAGTCGAAGCCAAGGTGCTCAAGTTCGACCAGGAAAAGAGCCGCGTCTCCCTGGGCGTCAAGCAGCTGGGCGAAGATCCGTGGGTGGGCCTGGCTCGCCGCTACCCGCAAGGCACCCGCCTGTTCGGCAAGGTCACGAACCTGACCGACTACGGCGCGTTCGTTGAAGTCGAAGCCGGCATCGAAGGCCTGGTGCACGTCTCCGAAATGGACTGGACCAACAAGAACGTCGATCCGCGCAAGGTCGTGACCCTGGGCGAAGAAGTCGAAGTCATGGTCCTGGAAATCGACGAAGACCGTCGTCGCATCTCGCTGGGCATGAAGCAGTGCCGCCAGAACCCGTGGGAAGAGTTCGCCACCAACTTCAAGCGTGGTGACAAGGTCCGCGGCGCCATCAAGTCGATCACCGACTTCGGCGTGTTCGTCGGCCTGCCCGGCGGCATCGATGGCCTGGTTCACCTGTCCGACCTGTCGTGGACGGAAACCGGCGAAGAAGCCGTGCGCAACTTCAAGAAGGGCGACGAGATCGAAGCCGTGGTTCTGGGCATCGATACCGACAAGGAACGCATCTCGCTGGGCATCAAGCAGCTGGAAGGCGATCCCTTCAACAACTTCGTTGCCACCTTCGACAAGGGCGCCGTTGTTCCGGGCACCATCAAGTCGGTCGAAGCCAAGGGCGCTGTCGTCACGCTGTCCGTGGACGTTGAAGGCTACCTGCGCGCTTCCGAGATCTCCTCGGGCCGCGTCGAAGATGCCACCACCGTTCTGAACGCTGGCGAAAACATCGAAGCCATGATCGTCAACATCGACCGCAAGACGCGTTCGATCCAGCTGTCGATCAAGGCCCGCGACAACGCCGAAACCGCCGAAACGATCCAGCGCATGTCCGACGCCAGCGCTTCGTCCGGCACCACCAACCTCGGCGCGCTGCTGAAGGCCAAGCTGGACCAACAGCGCAACGACGGTTAA
- the hisC gene encoding histidinol-phosphate transaminase — MTTAPKPLVAPAHVSAIAPYQAGKPIEELAREFGLDPAGIVKLASNENPLGMPKSAREAMLAAAESLARYPDPNGFDLKAALAERYGVPMSWVTLGNGSNDILEIAALALLEPGVSAVYAQHSFAVYRLATQARGARHIVVPAKDYGHDLDAMFDAIADDTRLLFIANPNNPTGTFVPGDQIAAFLERVQAAHGDRVTVVLDEAYNEYLDPEFRFDSTALVRRYPNLIVSRTFSKAYGLAGLRVGFAVAQPVLTDLLNRVRQPFNVNTLAQAAAIAALRDAAYLEEAYASNKAGKAQLCAAFERLKLRYVPSYGNFVLVHVGDAPRINLELLKRGVIVRPVAGDGLPEWLRVSIGLPQENDRFIDALTAILSA; from the coding sequence ATGACCACCGCACCCAAGCCCCTTGTTGCTCCCGCGCACGTCAGCGCCATCGCGCCTTACCAGGCCGGCAAGCCTATCGAAGAACTGGCCCGCGAATTCGGGCTGGATCCTGCCGGCATCGTCAAGCTGGCGTCCAATGAAAACCCGCTGGGCATGCCCAAGTCGGCGCGCGAGGCCATGCTGGCCGCGGCCGAGTCGCTGGCGCGCTATCCCGATCCCAACGGCTTTGATCTGAAGGCGGCATTGGCCGAGCGCTACGGCGTGCCGATGAGCTGGGTCACGTTGGGCAACGGTTCCAACGACATCTTGGAAATCGCGGCGCTGGCGCTGCTGGAGCCGGGCGTGTCGGCGGTGTACGCGCAGCATTCGTTCGCGGTGTATCGCCTGGCGACCCAGGCGCGCGGCGCGCGCCACATCGTGGTGCCGGCCAAGGACTACGGCCATGACCTGGACGCGATGTTCGACGCCATCGCCGACGATACGCGGCTGCTGTTCATCGCCAACCCGAACAATCCGACCGGTACCTTCGTGCCGGGCGACCAGATCGCGGCCTTCCTGGAGCGTGTCCAGGCCGCCCACGGCGACCGCGTGACGGTGGTGTTGGACGAGGCTTACAACGAGTACCTCGATCCCGAGTTCCGCTTCGACAGCACGGCGCTGGTGCGCCGCTATCCGAATCTGATCGTGTCGCGCACGTTCTCCAAGGCCTACGGCCTGGCGGGCCTGCGGGTGGGCTTCGCCGTGGCGCAACCCGTCCTGACGGATCTGCTGAACCGCGTGCGCCAGCCGTTCAACGTCAATACGCTGGCGCAGGCCGCGGCCATCGCCGCGCTGCGCGACGCGGCCTACCTGGAAGAGGCCTACGCCTCGAACAAGGCGGGCAAGGCGCAACTGTGCGCCGCGTTTGAACGTCTGAAGCTGCGCTACGTCCCCAGCTACGGCAACTTTGTGCTGGTGCACGTGGGCGACGCTCCGCGCATCAACCTGGAACTGCTCAAGCGCGGTGTGATCGTGCGCCCGGTGGCCGGCGACGGCTTGCCGGAGTGGCTGCGGGTGTCCATCGGGCTGCCGCAGGAAAACGACCGATTCATTGACGCGCTGACCGCCATCCTTTCCGCATGA
- a CDS encoding prephenate dehydrogenase, which produces MNDASPKSDQGAAGPLIPVLAVVGVGLIGGSFAAALRRAGQVGRVLGVGRNAQSLARAVELGLIDEAASVEEAAARADLILLATPVGGLADALSRMRAHLRPGTVLTDGGSTKVEVVAAARAALGDRAAQFVPGHPIAGAERTGPEAADADLYRKRTVILTPLAENGAASLDLVRRAWQACGAGVIDMDADAHDRVLASVSHLPHLLSAAYMEQVAEASDAATRLDLAGSGFRDFTRIAAGSPEMWRDIFLSNRDAMLAELADVRAVLDRAERAIADGDGAALLKLLDTAARARRNWRKE; this is translated from the coding sequence ATGAACGACGCGTCACCGAAATCCGATCAGGGGGCCGCTGGCCCCCTGATTCCTGTATTGGCCGTCGTAGGCGTGGGCCTGATCGGCGGCTCCTTCGCCGCGGCCTTGCGCCGGGCCGGCCAGGTTGGCCGGGTGCTGGGGGTGGGGCGCAACGCGCAATCCCTGGCCCGCGCCGTTGAATTGGGGCTGATCGACGAGGCCGCTTCCGTCGAGGAAGCCGCGGCTCGTGCCGACCTGATCCTGCTGGCGACGCCGGTGGGCGGGCTGGCCGACGCGTTGTCGCGCATGCGCGCGCACCTGCGTCCCGGCACCGTGCTGACCGATGGCGGCAGCACCAAGGTGGAAGTGGTTGCGGCCGCGCGCGCCGCCCTGGGTGACCGGGCCGCGCAGTTCGTGCCTGGCCATCCCATCGCCGGCGCCGAGCGCACCGGGCCGGAGGCGGCCGATGCCGACCTGTACCGCAAGCGCACCGTCATTCTGACCCCCCTGGCCGAGAACGGCGCGGCCTCGCTGGACCTGGTGCGCCGCGCGTGGCAGGCTTGCGGGGCGGGCGTGATCGACATGGACGCCGACGCCCATGACCGGGTGCTGGCCTCGGTCAGCCATCTGCCGCATTTGCTGTCGGCGGCGTACATGGAACAGGTGGCCGAGGCCTCCGACGCCGCCACGCGCCTGGATCTCGCGGGCAGCGGCTTTCGCGACTTCACGCGCATCGCCGCGGGTTCGCCCGAGATGTGGCGCGACATCTTTCTGTCCAACCGCGACGCGATGCTGGCCGAACTGGCCGACGTGCGCGCGGTGCTGGATCGTGCCGAACGCGCCATTGCCGACGGCGATGGCGCGGCTTTGCTGAAGCTGCTGGACACGGCGGCCCGCGCCCGCCGCAACTGGCGCAAGGAGTAG
- the aroA gene encoding 3-phosphoshikimate 1-carboxyvinyltransferase — translation MGALPYLDLPRVRQARGVIALPGSKSISNRVLLLSAIAEGSTVITGLLDSDDTRVMLGALRQLGVQVSELDAGSVTVQGVRRFPVESADLFMGNAGTAIRPLTAALALMGGDYRLSGVPRMHERPIGDLVDALKGLGASIDYLGQPGYPPLRIGRGEIAADAVTRVQGSVSSQFLTALLMAAPLQAGRSGKPVTIEVLGELISKPYIEITLNLMARFGVQVRRDGWSRFVIDGGAAYRSPGQIAVEGDASTASYFLALGAIGGGPLRVTGVGADSIQGDVAFAATLADMGASVSYGPDWIEVSGARVAQGERLKAFDTDFNLIPDAAMTAAALALYADGPCRLRNIGSWRVKETDRIHAMQTELEKLGAQVESGPDWLRVTPPAQDAWRDAHIGTWDDHRMAMCFSLAAFGPAAVRILDPGCVSKTFPGYFDVYAGLVAA, via the coding sequence ATGGGTGCTTTGCCTTATCTCGATCTGCCGCGCGTGCGGCAAGCGCGGGGCGTGATTGCCCTGCCAGGTTCCAAAAGTATTTCCAACCGTGTGCTGCTGCTGTCCGCCATCGCTGAAGGCAGCACGGTCATCACTGGGTTGCTGGACTCCGACGACACCCGCGTCATGCTCGGCGCCTTGCGCCAACTGGGCGTGCAGGTGTCGGAACTGGACGCGGGCAGCGTCACGGTGCAGGGCGTGCGCCGCTTTCCCGTGGAAAGCGCTGACCTGTTCATGGGCAATGCCGGCACCGCGATCCGGCCGCTGACTGCCGCGCTGGCGCTGATGGGCGGCGACTACCGCCTGTCGGGCGTGCCGCGCATGCACGAACGTCCCATCGGCGATCTGGTCGACGCGCTCAAGGGCCTGGGCGCCAGCATCGATTATCTGGGCCAGCCTGGTTATCCGCCGCTGCGCATCGGCCGCGGCGAGATCGCGGCGGACGCGGTCACGCGCGTGCAGGGTTCGGTGTCCAGCCAGTTCCTCACGGCCTTGTTGATGGCCGCGCCGCTGCAGGCCGGCCGCAGCGGCAAGCCCGTCACGATCGAAGTGCTGGGCGAACTCATTTCCAAGCCCTACATCGAGATCACGTTGAACCTGATGGCGCGCTTCGGCGTGCAGGTGCGGCGCGACGGCTGGAGCCGCTTCGTCATCGACGGCGGGGCGGCCTACCGCAGCCCCGGGCAGATTGCGGTCGAAGGCGATGCCTCCACGGCTTCCTATTTTTTGGCGCTGGGCGCGATCGGCGGTGGGCCGCTGCGCGTGACCGGCGTGGGCGCTGACAGCATCCAGGGCGACGTCGCCTTTGCTGCCACCCTGGCCGACATGGGCGCCTCGGTGAGCTACGGCCCCGATTGGATCGAAGTGTCGGGCGCGCGCGTGGCCCAGGGCGAACGCCTGAAAGCCTTCGACACCGATTTCAACCTGATCCCGGACGCCGCCATGACCGCGGCTGCCCTGGCGCTGTACGCCGACGGCCCGTGCCGCCTGCGCAATATCGGCAGCTGGCGGGTCAAGGAAACCGACCGCATCCACGCCATGCAGACCGAGCTGGAAAAGCTGGGTGCCCAGGTGGAATCGGGGCCGGATTGGCTGCGCGTGACGCCGCCGGCGCAGGATGCCTGGCGCGATGCGCACATCGGCACCTGGGACGACCACCGCATGGCCATGTGCTTCTCGCTGGCGGCTTTCGGGCCGGCGGCGGTTCGTATCCTCGATCCGGGTTGCGTCAGCAAGACCTTCCCGGGTTACTTTGATGTTTACGCGGGCCTGGTTGCGGCCTAG